In the genome of Candidatus Effluviviaceae Genus V sp., one region contains:
- a CDS encoding T9SS type A sorting domain-containing protein, with the protein MTTCVESPIKPDNSNVVVANLTFKDSGGAIVGTSEKVILSGPTVELGTWTYDSVVAEAPAGTDSVAAYMLFVQDPDVLEGGAAWLDDLTLTELDWAGVPEGTVGRPTLHQNVPNPFNPRTPIAFDLPTRGEVRVVVYNVAGQRVATLHDGELDAGPHTIEWNGRTSDGTMAASGTYWYQLRTPAGESTRSMILLK; encoded by the coding sequence ATGACGACCTGCGTCGAGTCGCCCATCAAGCCCGATAACTCCAACGTCGTCGTCGCGAACCTGACATTCAAGGACTCCGGCGGCGCCATCGTCGGGACATCCGAGAAGGTCATCCTGAGCGGCCCGACGGTCGAGCTCGGGACCTGGACATACGACTCGGTCGTCGCGGAGGCGCCCGCCGGGACCGACTCCGTCGCGGCCTACATGCTCTTCGTGCAGGACCCCGATGTGCTCGAGGGCGGCGCGGCGTGGCTCGATGATCTGACGCTCACGGAGCTCGACTGGGCCGGGGTGCCCGAAGGCACCGTGGGTCGGCCGACGCTACACCAGAACGTGCCGAACCCGTTCAACCCGAGAACGCCCATCGCCTTCGATCTCCCGACGAGGGGAGAGGTGCGGGTCGTCGTCTACAACGTCGCCGGCCAGCGGGTCGCGACGCTCCACGACGGCGAGCTTGACGCCGGTCCTCACACCATCGAGTGGAACGGGCGGACAAGCGACGGGACGATGGCGGCCTCCGGCACCTACTGGTACCAGCTGAGGACGCCGGCGGGCGAGTCGACGAGGAGCATGATCCTCCTCAAGTAG